A genomic region of Micromonospora sp. NBC_01796 contains the following coding sequences:
- a CDS encoding class I SAM-dependent methyltransferase: MAGEPASLPAWQTLTEEQSRRWTEVLDHVAAALPSGVVSVVIDGGSAHAAVVADRLADALHAGGRPCARLTGHTPPASTGQPPLDARYRLEAGDNRRTEGTPDTVTVADGSGWLARPPSGRWDVVVWLRTPPVGPGANGGRGAGCDIVVDLHDPTWPVIRHLSDRLAPQDRWYLSESRAFFATRAATWDTKFGDDLPAYAAAVNEADLPVGGVVVDIGCGTGRALPALRDAVGPYGVVIGLDLTPQMLTAARAHAGRAAADLLLGDARNLPLADASVDAVFAAGLLTHLPDSEAGLRELARITRPGGRLVLFHPSGRAALAARHGRPLRPDEPLAEAPLRRSTGLTGWHLNRYDDPPHRFFATATRRNA, encoded by the coding sequence CAGACCCTGACCGAGGAGCAGAGCCGGCGGTGGACCGAAGTCCTCGACCACGTCGCCGCCGCGCTCCCGTCGGGCGTCGTGTCCGTCGTGATCGACGGCGGGTCCGCGCACGCTGCCGTCGTCGCCGACCGGCTCGCCGACGCGCTGCACGCCGGCGGACGTCCCTGCGCCCGGCTGACCGGGCACACACCTCCGGCATCGACCGGGCAACCACCGCTCGACGCCCGTTACCGCCTCGAAGCCGGGGACAACCGGCGTACGGAAGGCACCCCGGACACCGTCACCGTCGCTGACGGCTCCGGTTGGCTCGCGCGCCCGCCGAGCGGTAGGTGGGACGTGGTCGTCTGGCTCCGTACCCCGCCGGTCGGGCCAGGGGCGAACGGCGGCCGTGGTGCAGGGTGCGACATCGTCGTCGACCTGCACGACCCGACCTGGCCGGTGATCCGCCATCTCAGCGACCGCCTCGCCCCGCAGGACCGCTGGTACCTCAGTGAGTCGCGAGCCTTCTTCGCCACCCGCGCCGCCACCTGGGACACGAAATTCGGCGACGACCTCCCCGCCTACGCCGCCGCCGTGAACGAGGCGGACCTTCCCGTCGGTGGCGTTGTCGTCGACATCGGCTGCGGAACCGGTAGGGCGCTACCGGCCCTGCGGGACGCGGTCGGCCCGTACGGCGTTGTCATCGGCCTCGACCTCACACCGCAGATGCTCACCGCCGCCCGGGCGCATGCCGGGCGGGCCGCCGCCGACCTGCTCCTGGGCGATGCCCGGAACCTCCCGCTCGCCGACGCGTCCGTCGACGCGGTGTTCGCCGCGGGTCTGCTCACCCACCTGCCCGACTCCGAAGCGGGCCTGCGTGAACTCGCCCGGATCACCCGACCCGGCGGACGACTCGTGCTGTTCCACCCCTCGGGTCGGGCCGCGCTCGCCGCCCGCCACGGCCGCCCGCTGCGACCGGACGAGCCCCTCGCCGAAGCACCGCTGCGTCGCTCGACCGGCCTCACCGGCTGGCACCTCAACCGGTACGACGACCCACCGCACCGGTTCTTCGCCACCGCCACCCGCCGGAACGCCTGA
- a CDS encoding flavin-containing monooxygenase: MKPRVAVIGAGPAGLATLKALADRGVPAVAFDAGTQVGGLWVYGAPHSSAYRTLHLNTSRTRTEFADLPMPTDWPDYPDHVRVAGYLHDYARRFGLLDAVRLRHTVTDVARVGEGWRVTTTGPDGATTVDVEAVVVANGHNSRPRLPSPAHPGTPAAGPVQPATVAQLHSHDYRDPEQLAGRRVLVVGGGNSAMDIAVDASHVAASTLLSLRRGVWIVPKHLLGRPSDTLNGALAKRLPWRLRQRISQTVLRLSVGPPEKYGLPAPRHGFLQDHPTLSDSLLSRISHGEIGVRPAIDRFDGDRVRFTDGTTDGIDLVVWCTGYDIHLPFLDPALLGDGADRLPLFRHVFHQQAPGLTFVGLTQSTGSALPVVEAQARLVAAHLAGRYALPTPAAQAADIAAELRAARDRWGDRRPAMRIDFDAYLALAARELADGAARARRGRGVRWHRAEDAPESAR, from the coding sequence ATGAAGCCACGGGTCGCCGTGATCGGGGCCGGACCGGCCGGGCTGGCCACGCTCAAGGCGCTGGCCGACCGGGGTGTACCCGCGGTGGCCTTCGACGCCGGGACACAGGTCGGCGGGCTGTGGGTGTACGGCGCCCCGCACTCCTCGGCGTACCGCACCCTGCACCTGAACACCTCGCGGACCCGTACCGAATTCGCCGACCTGCCCATGCCCACGGACTGGCCCGACTACCCCGACCACGTCCGCGTCGCCGGCTACCTGCACGACTACGCGCGACGGTTCGGGCTGCTGGACGCCGTGCGGCTGCGCCACACCGTCACCGACGTCGCCCGCGTCGGCGAGGGCTGGCGGGTCACCACGACGGGACCGGACGGCGCGACCACCGTGGACGTCGAGGCTGTTGTGGTCGCCAACGGCCACAACAGCCGGCCCAGGCTGCCCTCCCCCGCCCATCCGGGCACGCCCGCCGCCGGGCCGGTCCAGCCGGCCACCGTCGCGCAGTTGCACAGCCACGACTACCGCGACCCCGAGCAGCTCGCCGGGCGGCGGGTGCTGGTCGTCGGGGGCGGCAACTCGGCCATGGACATCGCCGTCGACGCCTCCCACGTCGCGGCGAGCACCCTGCTGTCGCTGCGCCGTGGGGTGTGGATCGTGCCCAAGCACCTGCTCGGCAGGCCGTCGGACACCCTCAACGGCGCGCTGGCCAAGCGCCTGCCGTGGCGGCTGCGCCAACGCATCAGCCAGACCGTGCTGCGCCTGTCGGTCGGCCCTCCCGAGAAGTACGGTCTCCCCGCGCCCCGGCACGGGTTCCTCCAGGACCACCCCACCCTGTCGGACTCGCTGCTGTCGCGGATCAGCCACGGCGAGATCGGCGTACGGCCCGCCATCGACCGCTTCGACGGCGACCGCGTCCGGTTCACCGACGGCACCACCGACGGGATCGACCTGGTGGTCTGGTGCACCGGGTACGACATCCACCTGCCGTTCCTCGACCCGGCACTGCTCGGCGACGGCGCCGACCGGCTGCCCCTGTTCCGGCACGTGTTCCACCAGCAGGCGCCCGGTCTGACGTTCGTCGGGCTGACCCAGTCCACCGGCTCGGCACTGCCCGTGGTCGAGGCACAGGCCCGACTCGTCGCCGCACACCTGGCCGGCCGGTACGCGCTACCCACCCCGGCCGCGCAGGCCGCCGACATCGCCGCCGAGCTGCGGGCCGCCCGTGACCGCTGGGGCGACCGCCGCCCCGCCATGCGCATCGACTTCGACGCCTACCTCGCGCTCGCGGCGAGGGAACTCGCCGACGGCGCCGCCCGGGCCCGCCGCGGCCGGGGCGTGCGCTGGCACCGCGCCGAGGATGCCCCGGAGAGCGCCCGATGA
- a CDS encoding SDR family NAD(P)-dependent oxidoreductase: MTTLDGRRVIVTGANGTFGRLLCARLELAGARIVGIDLHPGSVGTTPVIGCDLTDGGAVPGAVEQAIEKLGGLDLLVNNAGVGGPAPAELPPGEAARRQLEVNLMAAWHTTAAAVPAIERSRGRIVFVSSRMALLPLPLAAAYGVSKRALVAYADALRLEVGTHIGVSVVYPSMVASPIHNASTAAGLSLEGVSRYEPVEGVVDAILRAATARRAPRDVATTGRGRVELFLARHLPSVAGAIVRRTIARRIAAGDLDRAPLAEGMRRRAGR, translated from the coding sequence ATGACCACCCTCGACGGCAGACGTGTCATCGTCACCGGCGCCAACGGCACCTTCGGCCGACTGCTGTGCGCGCGGCTGGAACTGGCCGGCGCCCGGATCGTCGGCATCGACCTGCACCCCGGCAGCGTCGGCACGACCCCGGTGATCGGCTGCGACCTCACCGACGGCGGGGCCGTGCCGGGCGCGGTCGAGCAGGCGATCGAGAAGCTCGGCGGGCTCGACCTGTTGGTCAACAATGCCGGTGTCGGCGGACCCGCCCCGGCCGAGTTGCCGCCCGGTGAGGCGGCCCGCCGCCAGTTGGAGGTCAACCTGATGGCGGCGTGGCACACCACCGCCGCCGCCGTACCCGCCATCGAACGCAGCCGGGGCCGGATCGTGTTCGTGTCCAGCCGGATGGCCCTGCTGCCGCTCCCGCTGGCCGCCGCGTACGGCGTGAGCAAGCGCGCCCTGGTCGCGTACGCCGACGCGCTGCGCCTGGAGGTCGGCACCCACATCGGGGTCAGCGTCGTCTACCCGAGCATGGTCGCGTCGCCGATCCACAACGCCTCCACCGCCGCCGGCCTGTCCCTGGAGGGCGTCTCCCGGTACGAGCCGGTCGAGGGAGTGGTCGACGCGATCCTGCGCGCGGCGACCGCCCGCAGGGCCCCGCGCGACGTCGCCACCACCGGACGTGGCCGGGTCGAGCTGTTCCTGGCCCGGCACCTGCCGTCGGTCGCGGGGGCGATCGTGCGCCGCACGATCGCCCGGCGCATCGCCGCCGGTGACCTGGACCGGGCCCCGCTGGCCGAGGGCATGCGCCGCCGGGCCGGCCGCTGA
- a CDS encoding glycoside hydrolase family 19 protein, which translates to MLRLRALVTLAALVVAGGLVAIIPSAPASAAACAASWQASTVYWGGNQASHNGRNYQAKWWTQNEAPPGTTGVWQDLGACDGGTTPPPGGGCNHPNWTAGTWYPAGSIVRYTNGLYYIAEHENPGYDPIVSTWYWEPYTCGGQPPTTPPPTNPGGFVVTEAQFNQMFPGRNSFYTYSGLVAALSAYSAFARTGSATVQRQEAAAFLANVYHETGGLVHIVEQNQANYPHYCDAGQPYGCPAGQAAYYGRGPIQLSWNFNYNAAGNALGLPLLTNPWLVQNDAAVAWKTGIWYWMTQNGPGTMTPHNAMVNGAGFGETIRSINGSIECNGGNPPQVQSRVTRYQQFVGILGVPAGNNLYC; encoded by the coding sequence ATGCTGAGACTGCGCGCCCTGGTCACACTCGCGGCATTGGTCGTCGCCGGTGGACTGGTGGCGATCATCCCGTCGGCCCCGGCGTCCGCGGCGGCCTGCGCCGCGTCGTGGCAGGCCTCGACCGTCTACTGGGGCGGCAACCAGGCTTCCCACAACGGACGCAACTACCAGGCGAAGTGGTGGACCCAGAACGAGGCGCCGCCGGGCACCACCGGCGTCTGGCAGGACCTCGGTGCCTGCGACGGCGGTACCACGCCGCCGCCGGGAGGCGGTTGCAACCACCCGAACTGGACCGCCGGCACCTGGTACCCCGCCGGGAGCATCGTCCGGTACACCAACGGCCTGTACTACATCGCCGAGCACGAGAACCCGGGGTACGACCCGATCGTCAGCACCTGGTACTGGGAGCCGTACACCTGCGGCGGCCAACCGCCCACCACCCCGCCCCCGACCAACCCCGGTGGCTTCGTGGTGACCGAGGCGCAGTTCAACCAGATGTTCCCGGGGCGCAACTCCTTCTACACGTACTCCGGGCTCGTCGCCGCGCTCAGCGCGTACTCGGCGTTCGCACGGACCGGCAGCGCCACCGTCCAGCGGCAGGAAGCCGCCGCCTTCCTGGCGAACGTGTACCACGAGACCGGCGGACTCGTGCACATCGTGGAGCAGAACCAGGCGAACTACCCGCACTACTGCGACGCCGGTCAGCCGTACGGCTGTCCCGCCGGTCAGGCCGCCTACTACGGGCGCGGGCCGATCCAGCTCAGTTGGAACTTCAACTACAACGCCGCCGGCAACGCCCTCGGCCTACCCCTGCTGACCAACCCCTGGCTGGTGCAGAACGACGCCGCGGTGGCCTGGAAGACCGGCATCTGGTACTGGATGACCCAGAACGGGCCGGGCACCATGACCCCGCACAACGCGATGGTCAACGGCGCCGGGTTCGGCGAGACCATCCGCAGCATCAACGGCTCGATCGAGTGCAACGGCGGGAACCCGCCCCAGGTGCAGAGCCGCGTCACCAGGTACCAGCAGTTCGTCGGCATCCTCGGCGTACCCGCCGGGAACAACCTGTACTGCTGA
- a CDS encoding MFS transporter, with the protein MDQAARLPRTGLLAFAGGSLGMGTWVTVPGLLLLYFLTDVLAVAPLAAGLVLLLPKIADVLLHPWIGHLSDADLVRRGHRRMLMTAGCALPLAFVALFLVPGGLTGGPAAVWVAVVFVAGNLLFAAYQVPYLSTPADLAIGYHERTRLMGFRMVVLTVGILLSGVLAPVLTGGEEPTRGGYALMGLVLGASMLVAMVIGTTGTRRLTEAAPTPVTTSGHGAAGLRTLLVALRDPQFRWLVGSYLAMSTTTHLVLAAVPYFAKYELGRPGLTTVLVAAFVAPALLATPVWVVVARRIGKQPGLLVAQGAFVFGSLVLALGDAAGLPVLVGAVAVLGIAFAAMQLLPFSMVPDVIRSGGADGTTRAGTYTGVWTAAEATGGALGPYVYSACLAVGGFVATGAGTEVVQPESAHTMIRLGFGLVPAALMVVAMLLQRGYTLDRTLR; encoded by the coding sequence ATGGACCAGGCGGCGCGGCTTCCCCGTACCGGCCTGCTGGCCTTCGCCGGCGGATCGCTGGGCATGGGCACCTGGGTTACCGTGCCCGGCCTGCTGTTGCTCTACTTCCTCACCGACGTGCTGGCCGTGGCACCGCTCGCGGCAGGTCTCGTCCTGCTGCTGCCGAAGATCGCCGACGTGCTGCTGCACCCGTGGATCGGCCACCTGTCCGACGCCGACCTGGTCCGCCGTGGCCACCGCCGGATGCTCATGACGGCGGGTTGTGCCCTGCCGCTGGCCTTCGTCGCGCTGTTCCTGGTGCCGGGCGGGCTCACCGGCGGTCCGGCCGCGGTCTGGGTCGCCGTCGTGTTCGTCGCGGGCAACCTGCTGTTCGCGGCGTACCAGGTGCCCTACCTGTCCACCCCCGCCGACCTCGCCATCGGTTACCACGAGCGCACCCGGCTGATGGGCTTCCGGATGGTGGTGCTGACCGTGGGCATCCTGCTCAGCGGCGTGCTCGCGCCGGTGTTGACGGGTGGGGAGGAACCGACCCGAGGTGGTTACGCCCTCATGGGTCTCGTGCTCGGCGCGTCGATGCTGGTCGCCATGGTGATCGGCACAACCGGTACGCGGCGACTGACCGAGGCCGCACCGACCCCGGTCACCACGTCCGGACACGGTGCGGCCGGCCTGCGTACGCTGCTCGTCGCCCTGCGCGACCCGCAGTTCCGCTGGCTGGTCGGCTCGTACCTGGCCATGTCGACCACCACCCACCTGGTGCTGGCCGCGGTGCCCTACTTCGCCAAGTACGAACTCGGCCGTCCCGGCCTGACCACGGTCCTGGTCGCCGCGTTTGTCGCCCCTGCGCTGCTCGCCACCCCGGTCTGGGTCGTCGTGGCCCGCCGCATCGGCAAGCAGCCCGGACTCCTCGTCGCGCAGGGTGCCTTCGTGTTCGGTTCGCTCGTGCTGGCGCTCGGCGACGCCGCCGGCCTGCCCGTGCTGGTCGGCGCGGTCGCGGTGCTCGGCATCGCGTTCGCCGCCATGCAACTGCTGCCGTTCTCGATGGTCCCGGACGTCATCCGGTCCGGGGGCGCCGACGGCACCACCCGAGCCGGCACGTACACCGGCGTGTGGACCGCGGCCGAGGCCACCGGTGGCGCGCTCGGCCCGTACGTCTACTCCGCCTGCCTGGCCGTCGGCGGCTTCGTCGCCACCGGCGCGGGTACCGAGGTCGTGCAGCCGGAGTCCGCGCACACGATGATCCGGCTCGGGTTCGGCCTGGTCCCCGCGGCCCTGATGGTGGTGGCGATGCTGCTGCAACGCGGGTACACGCTGGACCGGACGCTGCGCTGA
- a CDS encoding dienelactone hydrolase family protein, with translation MSIEPALAGRVRTRSVLWRSGLLLGVLLLAAGVLGIGYAGRGLHSVSVRVDGVPVEIVRPVGGGAGRPAVVVAHGYAGSGRLMRPFADTLVRRGYVVALPDLAGHAANPRPLAGEDELDRELAGVVRYVRDLSGVDPARVALLGHSMGAAAVVRVGSADPSIAATVAISLGDGAAAALQPGPRRLLLIVGALEPAGIRSVAQAALDGDAGRRMVRVGFAEHVGVLYADRTHAEAARWLDDALRNRPEQPVIAAKGRVTAGGLCLVGMLLLVIAGLVRPSVRRAPPIRDSLAPPARARLAWLAGAVAVAPVPGLVGGWLAARTLPAPVCGYLVGYFAFAGATLAAVAVVARRIHARAAEGDAHGVTGTRQRPDAPWRAAAATIGLAVAGIAAVVVPVHLGLTSAVPYGSRWWLTVLLVLATAALLGGAHAVARPPWSIGVLAAVCLPVPVAAIVGLAPGFLTLVTPLIAGLLALYLLLAGVASLTGTPWFRTIPAGALLVAWPVATSLPIT, from the coding sequence ATGTCGATCGAGCCCGCGCTCGCGGGGCGGGTTCGCACCCGGTCGGTGCTGTGGCGGTCGGGGCTGCTCCTCGGCGTACTGCTGCTCGCGGCCGGGGTGCTCGGTATCGGGTACGCCGGACGAGGGCTGCACTCGGTGTCGGTGCGGGTCGACGGCGTACCGGTGGAGATCGTCCGCCCGGTCGGCGGCGGCGCCGGACGGCCCGCCGTGGTGGTCGCCCACGGGTACGCGGGGTCGGGGCGCCTGATGCGGCCGTTCGCCGACACGCTCGTACGGCGGGGTTACGTGGTCGCCCTCCCGGACCTGGCCGGACACGCCGCCAACCCCCGCCCGCTGGCCGGGGAGGACGAACTCGACCGGGAACTCGCCGGGGTCGTCCGGTACGTGCGGGACCTGTCCGGGGTGGATCCGGCGCGGGTGGCGTTGCTCGGCCACTCGATGGGCGCCGCGGCGGTGGTCCGGGTCGGGTCCGCGGACCCGTCGATCGCCGCCACCGTGGCGATCTCGCTGGGGGACGGCGCGGCGGCGGCGTTGCAGCCCGGCCCCCGCCGTCTGCTGCTGATCGTCGGCGCGCTGGAACCGGCCGGTATCCGGTCCGTCGCGCAGGCGGCCCTCGACGGTGACGCCGGGCGCCGGATGGTTCGGGTGGGGTTCGCCGAGCACGTCGGGGTGCTCTACGCCGACCGTACCCACGCCGAGGCCGCGCGCTGGCTCGACGACGCCCTGCGAAACCGGCCGGAGCAACCGGTGATCGCCGCGAAGGGCCGGGTGACAGCGGGTGGCCTGTGCCTGGTCGGGATGTTGCTCCTGGTGATCGCGGGGCTGGTCCGGCCATCCGTACGTCGTGCGCCACCGATCCGGGACAGCCTCGCGCCACCGGCACGGGCACGGTTGGCGTGGCTTGCCGGTGCGGTGGCGGTCGCCCCGGTACCCGGGCTGGTCGGCGGCTGGCTGGCGGCCCGGACACTGCCGGCACCGGTCTGCGGCTACCTCGTCGGCTACTTCGCGTTCGCCGGGGCCACCCTCGCGGCCGTGGCCGTGGTGGCCCGCCGCATCCACGCCCGTGCGGCGGAGGGCGACGCGCACGGGGTGACCGGTACCCGGCAACGTCCCGACGCGCCGTGGCGGGCGGCGGCCGCCACGATCGGACTCGCTGTCGCCGGGATCGCGGCGGTGGTCGTACCCGTTCATCTCGGCCTGACCTCGGCGGTGCCGTACGGGTCGCGCTGGTGGCTGACGGTGTTGCTCGTCCTTGCCACCGCGGCCCTGCTCGGTGGGGCGCATGCCGTGGCCCGTCCACCCTGGAGCATCGGCGTCCTGGCGGCTGTCTGCCTGCCGGTACCCGTGGCTGCCATCGTCGGGCTGGCCCCCGGTTTCCTCACCCTCGTCACACCGTTGATCGCCGGCCTGCTCGCGCTGTACCTCCTGCTGGCCGGTGTGGCGTCGCTGACCGGAACGCCCTGGTTCCGCACCATCCCGGCCGGCGCTCTGCTGGTCGCCTGGCCGGTCGCGACCAGCCTGCCGATCACCTGA
- a CDS encoding aldo/keto reductase has translation MNHYYLLGRSGLRVSRLALGTMNFGTGGFHAAYGKTEAEAEPIFRRYVETGGNFVDTADFYTAGESERILGSLIAKAGNRDRLVLTSKFTNTVDPTDPNASGNGRKHIVRAVEASLRRLGTDYLDLYLLHTWDRITPVEEVVRTLDDLVRTGKIRYAGLSDVPAWYAARAQSYAEAHGLAPMITVQLPYSLNARGIEPEFVPMAQTLGMGLTAWSPIGGGLLTGKYRRTTTGVTGAGRLGNPDSPVAISEHDWRVIEGLETVAAELGRPMAQVAVNWVVTQPGVSSVVIGASTPEQLDTNLAALDFEIPEDARRRLDEASTPQVPSLYSMFTPRYQSWIVSPGLGIGDKPATYAPPVFNGAIG, from the coding sequence ATGAACCACTACTACCTGCTCGGCCGCTCCGGGCTGCGGGTGAGCCGGCTGGCGCTGGGCACGATGAACTTCGGCACCGGTGGTTTCCACGCCGCCTACGGCAAGACCGAGGCGGAAGCGGAACCCATCTTCCGGCGGTACGTGGAGACGGGCGGCAACTTCGTCGACACCGCGGACTTCTACACCGCCGGAGAGAGCGAGCGCATTCTCGGCAGTCTGATCGCCAAGGCGGGCAACCGGGATCGACTGGTGCTGACCAGCAAGTTCACCAACACCGTCGACCCGACCGACCCGAACGCCAGCGGCAACGGCCGCAAACACATCGTCCGGGCGGTGGAGGCCTCGCTGCGCCGGCTCGGCACCGACTACCTCGACCTCTACCTGCTGCACACCTGGGACCGGATCACCCCCGTCGAGGAGGTCGTCCGCACCCTCGACGACCTGGTCCGGACCGGGAAAATCCGCTACGCCGGCCTGTCGGACGTACCGGCCTGGTACGCCGCCCGCGCGCAGAGCTACGCCGAGGCGCACGGGCTCGCCCCGATGATCACGGTGCAGTTGCCGTACTCGCTGAACGCGCGGGGGATCGAGCCGGAGTTCGTACCGATGGCGCAGACCCTGGGCATGGGGCTCACCGCGTGGAGCCCGATCGGCGGTGGCCTGCTCACCGGCAAGTACCGGCGGACCACCACGGGCGTGACCGGTGCAGGCCGGCTCGGTAACCCGGACTCCCCCGTGGCCATCTCCGAGCACGACTGGCGCGTCATCGAGGGCCTCGAAACCGTGGCGGCGGAACTGGGCCGCCCGATGGCACAGGTGGCGGTCAACTGGGTGGTCACCCAGCCGGGCGTGTCGTCGGTGGTCATCGGCGCGAGCACCCCGGAGCAACTGGACACCAACCTCGCCGCGCTCGACTTCGAGATCCCCGAGGACGCCCGCCGCCGGCTCGACGAGGCCAGCACACCACAGGTGCCGTCGCTCTACTCGATGTTCACCCCGAGGTACCAGTCCTGGATCGTCAGCCCCGGCCTGGGCATCGGCGACAAGCCGGCCACGTACGCGCCGCCGGTGTTCAACGGCGCCATCGGGTAG
- a CDS encoding TetR/AcrR family transcriptional regulator, protein MTTPRRGPGRPRRTDQHTTPEMIIETAAGLFARRGFDAVGMREIATACGVDVATVHHHVGTKAALYEGCFARVFAAESGVLTGAVAAAREGLTAGPDTAMTALHELVDVFVDFLEDHPETTGLWLRRWLEPDRHAELDERYSAPLYRAVERVLSDADAAGVLSEPQPHLAVRSLVWSVHAHVVGLLSGADSARRRREFRVFAHRWLDRMYAPGPSGAH, encoded by the coding sequence ATGACCACACCCCGACGGGGACCCGGCCGCCCTCGGCGTACCGACCAGCACACCACCCCCGAGATGATCATCGAGACGGCGGCTGGCCTGTTCGCCCGGCGCGGGTTCGACGCCGTCGGCATGCGCGAGATCGCGACCGCCTGCGGCGTGGACGTCGCCACCGTGCACCACCACGTGGGTACGAAGGCGGCACTGTACGAGGGCTGCTTCGCGCGGGTGTTCGCGGCCGAGAGCGGGGTGCTGACCGGGGCCGTGGCCGCCGCCCGGGAAGGGCTGACCGCCGGGCCGGACACCGCCATGACCGCGCTGCACGAGCTGGTCGACGTGTTCGTCGACTTCCTGGAGGATCATCCCGAGACCACCGGACTGTGGTTGCGACGCTGGCTGGAACCCGATCGTCACGCCGAACTCGACGAGCGGTACTCGGCCCCGCTCTACCGGGCCGTCGAGCGGGTGCTGAGCGACGCCGACGCCGCCGGGGTGCTCAGCGAACCCCAGCCCCACCTGGCCGTACGGAGTCTGGTGTGGTCCGTCCACGCCCACGTCGTCGGCCTGCTGTCCGGCGCGGACAGCGCCCGCCGCCGACGCGAGTTCCGCGTCTTCGCCCACCGCTGGCTCGACCGCATGTACGCACCGGGTCCGAGCGGGGCGCACTGA